Proteins from a single region of Butyrivibrio fibrisolvens:
- a CDS encoding ribosomal L7Ae/L30e/S12e/Gadd45 family protein, which produces MTKQEQGIYSFLGLCMKAGKVTSGETGTLQNIQSGKAKLVIVSLDASDNTRKEMLNKCKSYNVKVKVFGQKDLLGLSIGKSERSSLAITDQGLAKALIEKLQTIEQNGGETNVKD; this is translated from the coding sequence ATGACAAAACAAGAACAAGGGATTTATTCTTTCCTTGGTCTGTGCATGAAGGCCGGCAAGGTGACTTCGGGTGAAACCGGAACACTTCAGAATATCCAGTCGGGCAAGGCGAAACTTGTAATAGTAAGCCTTGACGCTTCAGACAATACAAGGAAAGAGATGCTTAATAAATGTAAGTCCTATAATGTAAAGGTCAAAGTCTTCGGACAGAAAGATCTTTTAGGACTTTCGATTGGCAAATCTGAGCGAAGCAGTCTTGCGATCACAGATCAGGGACTTGCCAAAGCTCTAATAGAGAAACTGCAGACCATAGAACAGAACGGAGGGGAAACGAATGTCAAAGATTAA
- the ispG gene encoding flavodoxin-dependent (E)-4-hydroxy-3-methylbut-2-enyl-diphosphate synthase, translated as MAYRDNTKVIKIGNKVIGGGNPIMIQSMTNTRTEDVDGTVAQILKLEEAGCDIVRSTCPTLEAAKAIGEIKKRIHIPIVADIHFDYKMAIAAIENGADKIRINPGNIGGKDKIEEVVRAARERQVPIRVGVNSGSLEKELVEKYHGVTPQGLVESALDKTHIIEECGYDNMVISIKSSNVMLAVKAHELLVEKTQYPLHVGITEAGTVYSGSIKSSVGLGIILNEGIGDTIRVSLSGDPVEEIKAAKLILRALNLRGGGIDVVSCPTCGRTKIDLIGLANQVEELVSHYPLNIKVAVMGCAVNGPGEAKEADIGVAGGVGEGLLIKKGEVIRKMPEDQLLAALKDELDHWGE; from the coding sequence ATGGCATATAGAGATAACACAAAGGTCATAAAGATAGGTAACAAGGTTATCGGTGGCGGTAATCCTATCATGATCCAGTCTATGACTAATACTCGTACAGAGGATGTTGACGGAACTGTAGCTCAGATCCTTAAGCTTGAAGAAGCTGGCTGCGATATCGTTCGTAGTACATGTCCTACACTTGAAGCTGCCAAGGCTATCGGCGAGATCAAAAAGCGCATTCATATTCCTATTGTTGCAGATATCCACTTTGATTATAAGATGGCTATAGCTGCTATCGAGAACGGAGCTGATAAGATCCGTATCAACCCCGGTAACATCGGTGGCAAGGACAAGATCGAGGAAGTTGTGCGTGCTGCAAGAGAGCGCCAGGTTCCTATCAGAGTCGGAGTTAACTCAGGTTCTTTGGAAAAAGAACTTGTTGAAAAATATCACGGCGTAACACCTCAGGGCCTTGTAGAAAGCGCCCTTGATAAAACCCATATCATTGAAGAGTGTGGCTATGACAACATGGTCATCAGTATCAAGTCTTCAAATGTTATGCTTGCTGTTAAAGCTCATGAGCTTTTAGTAGAGAAGACACAGTATCCTCTTCACGTAGGTATTACAGAAGCAGGAACTGTATATTCAGGAAGTATCAAGTCTTCAGTAGGACTTGGAATCATCCTTAATGAAGGAATTGGTGATACGATAAGAGTTTCACTTTCAGGTGATCCTGTTGAAGAGATCAAGGCTGCCAAGCTTATCTTAAGAGCTCTTAACTTAAGAGGCGGCGGAATCGATGTTGTTTCATGTCCTACATGTGGACGTACCAAGATAGACCTTATCGGTCTTGCCAACCAGGTTGAAGAACTTGTATCTCACTATCCGCTTAACATAAAGGTTGCGGTTATGGGATGCGCAGTAAACGGCCCTGGCGAAGCCAAAGAGGCAGATATAGGCGTAGCAGGCGGCGTTGGCGAAGGACTTCTTATCAAAAAGGGAGAAGTTATCCGCAAGATGCCGGAAGATCAGCTTCTTGCAGCGCTCAAGGATGAACTTGATCACTGGGGAGAATAA
- a CDS encoding PolC-type DNA polymerase III: MAKAFFEVFPQLKLSGHTKDLMGETVVEKVSATRKQDFIRIYISSGRLIDKQEILKVEKEIRSQLFANVSIVIKIYERFHLSAQYTPKNLMDIYGESILQEFKTYNPIEYTLLKGAEFRYPTLDVMEIVLEDSVTSAQEAPEIQRIMDKIINERCGLNVRIVAVFEEKKSKKKAGAPDYSAESERMSARLEAALEAKKAKELEEGKKGSKGSKNTGASGNGAAAKTANAGAGTGTAGAGQNGATGSANGAALSSADADVLKAAEAATAAMAADKGGTTSAGESGVNQNRAPSGFGGKKFGSWKKGGFGSMKKSDDPNVIYGRDFDDDPMRLSEVDGEIGEVTIHGKVIRYEEKPLRNGEKTIVMFDLTDFTDSITIKLFVKNEDLKDLNKDLKVGAFVKVKGITMIDKFDHELTIGSVGGIRKTTDFTVKRKDNAEVKRVELHCHTKMSDMDGVSEVSDIVKQAYKWGMPGIAITDHGVVQGLTVANHVWEDLYGGACKEAKAAELPAPDRQNFFKLILGVEGYLVDDLVEIVRNGKGQQIKDTTFVVFDIETTGFSPLKNKIIEIGAVKVRNGEILERFSEFINPQVPIPFRIEKLTSISDEMVMGAPTRDVIIPKFVEFCKDAVLVGHNVGFDISFINQNCKELGIEADFTTVDTMWLSRVFFPLQAKHTLDATAKTLNVVLDHHHRAVDDAECTAYIFLKFLPMLEEKNVTDLTKMQEFGTASPDMIKHLRPHHVIILAKNTLGRCNLYTLVSKSHLDYFRRFPLIPKSVLTEYREGLIVGSACCAGELYGAVVEDRPETEIARIVNFYDYLEIQPVGNNHFMVDSEKYDSIESDDDIREVNKKIVKLGEQFHKPVVATCDAHFLNPEDQIYRTIIQAGRGFDDEEPADLYVRTTDEMLAEFDYLGSDKAFEVCVTNTRKIMEMCDSVSPVRPDKCPPVIEDSDKTLEKICYDKAHEIYGEELPEIVDARLKRELNSIIKNGYSVMYIIAQKLVWKSNEDGYLVGSRGSVGSSFVAFTSGITEVNALAPHYVCPRCHFSDFDSEEVKAFGGKAGVDMPDRRCPKCGHLLYKDGFDIPFETFLGFKGDKEPDIDLNFSGEYQSKAHKYTEVIFGYGQTFRAGTIAALADKTAYGFVKKYYDEIGVPKRMAEINRIVAGCTGIRRGTGQHPGGIVVLPVGEDINTFTPVQHPANDQTTATITTHYDYHSIDHNLLKLDILGHDDPTMIRFLMDCTGVDPKDVPFDDPLVMELFEDTGSLGITPEQIGGTPLGCLGIPEFGTDFAMNMVVEAKPKSLSHLIRISGLSHGTDVWQGNAQVLISNGTATIDTAICCRDDIMIYLIQKGLDPSDSFKIMESVRKGKVAKGKEPKWEQYKADMRAHDVPEWYIGSCELIKYMFPKAHAAAYVMMAWRIAYFKVYCPQAFYAAWFSIRAKAFSYLDMCQGKNHLHGRMQELKNKEKMSPVEEAEYYDMRLVEEMYERGIEFEPIDIFKAKSRLFQVVGNKIMPSLTAFDGMGEKAADAVVEAAKDGPFLSKDDFKERTKCPQKVVDAMAEIGLLGDIPESNQISLFDFMK, from the coding sequence ATGGCCAAAGCTTTTTTTGAAGTATTTCCACAGCTTAAACTTAGTGGACATACTAAAGACCTTATGGGAGAGACTGTAGTAGAAAAAGTTTCTGCCACAAGAAAGCAGGATTTTATCCGCATTTATATCTCTTCCGGTCGTCTTATAGATAAACAGGAAATTCTTAAAGTCGAAAAAGAGATACGAAGTCAGCTTTTTGCAAACGTATCTATCGTAATAAAGATTTACGAACGTTTTCATCTTTCTGCTCAGTATACGCCAAAGAACCTTATGGACATCTACGGCGAGAGCATTCTGCAGGAATTCAAGACTTATAATCCAATAGAATATACACTTTTAAAGGGTGCCGAGTTCAGGTACCCTACTTTAGATGTAATGGAAATAGTCCTTGAGGACTCTGTTACATCTGCCCAGGAAGCACCTGAGATCCAGCGCATAATGGACAAGATCATCAACGAAAGATGCGGCCTTAATGTAAGGATCGTGGCAGTATTTGAGGAAAAGAAGTCTAAGAAAAAGGCAGGTGCTCCTGACTACAGCGCAGAATCAGAAAGAATGTCCGCAAGGCTTGAAGCTGCCCTTGAAGCTAAAAAGGCTAAAGAGCTTGAAGAAGGTAAAAAAGGCTCCAAAGGTTCGAAGAATACAGGAGCTTCCGGTAATGGTGCAGCTGCGAAGACTGCAAATGCCGGCGCGGGCACAGGCACTGCAGGCGCAGGTCAAAACGGCGCTACAGGTAGCGCAAATGGCGCAGCATTAAGTAGCGCTGATGCAGATGTTCTTAAAGCTGCAGAAGCAGCAACCGCTGCAATGGCTGCCGATAAAGGCGGAACTACAAGCGCAGGCGAAAGCGGTGTTAACCAAAATCGTGCACCTTCAGGCTTTGGAGGCAAGAAGTTTGGAAGCTGGAAAAAGGGCGGCTTTGGCAGCATGAAAAAGTCTGATGATCCAAACGTTATTTATGGACGAGACTTTGACGATGATCCTATGCGCCTTTCTGAAGTAGACGGAGAGATCGGAGAAGTAACAATACATGGTAAAGTCATCCGTTATGAGGAAAAGCCTCTTCGTAACGGCGAAAAGACCATTGTTATGTTTGATCTTACCGATTTTACTGATTCTATAACAATTAAACTATTCGTAAAGAATGAAGATCTAAAAGACCTTAACAAAGACCTTAAAGTAGGAGCCTTTGTTAAGGTTAAAGGTATCACCATGATAGATAAGTTCGATCACGAACTTACTATAGGATCAGTTGGCGGTATCAGAAAGACAACTGACTTTACCGTTAAGCGTAAAGATAATGCAGAAGTAAAAAGGGTAGAGCTTCACTGCCATACCAAGATGAGTGATATGGACGGTGTATCTGAAGTAAGCGATATAGTTAAGCAGGCTTACAAGTGGGGCATGCCTGGAATAGCTATTACAGACCATGGAGTAGTTCAGGGTCTTACAGTAGCTAATCATGTATGGGAGGATCTGTACGGCGGAGCCTGTAAGGAAGCCAAGGCAGCAGAACTTCCTGCTCCTGACAGACAGAACTTTTTTAAACTCATTCTTGGAGTAGAGGGCTACCTTGTTGATGACCTTGTTGAGATAGTCAGAAATGGCAAAGGCCAGCAGATAAAGGATACAACATTTGTAGTATTTGATATTGAGACAACAGGTTTTTCTCCTCTTAAGAACAAGATCATAGAGATTGGTGCCGTTAAAGTTAGAAACGGTGAGATCCTTGAGAGATTTTCAGAATTCATCAATCCTCAGGTTCCGATTCCGTTTCGTATAGAAAAGCTCACATCCATCAGTGATGAGATGGTAATGGGAGCTCCTACTCGTGATGTCATAATTCCTAAGTTTGTGGAATTTTGTAAGGATGCGGTTCTTGTAGGTCACAACGTAGGATTTGATATAAGCTTTATAAATCAGAACTGCAAAGAGCTTGGTATAGAGGCTGATTTTACAACAGTCGATACCATGTGGCTTTCACGTGTATTCTTCCCGCTTCAGGCCAAGCATACACTTGATGCGACAGCCAAGACTCTTAACGTAGTGCTCGATCACCACCACAGAGCGGTTGATGATGCGGAGTGTACTGCATATATTTTCCTTAAGTTCCTTCCAATGCTTGAGGAAAAAAATGTTACGGATCTTACCAAGATGCAGGAGTTTGGAACTGCATCTCCTGATATGATCAAGCACCTTCGCCCTCACCATGTTATCATTCTGGCCAAGAACACACTTGGAAGATGTAACCTTTATACACTTGTAAGTAAGTCTCACCTTGACTACTTCAGGCGTTTTCCGCTTATACCAAAGTCTGTTCTGACAGAGTATAGAGAAGGCCTTATTGTAGGTTCTGCCTGCTGCGCAGGTGAGCTGTACGGAGCAGTAGTAGAGGACAGACCTGAAACAGAGATCGCAAGAATAGTAAATTTCTATGACTACCTTGAGATACAGCCTGTTGGCAACAACCACTTCATGGTTGATTCAGAGAAGTACGACAGCATTGAAAGCGATGATGATATCAGAGAAGTCAATAAGAAGATCGTTAAGCTTGGCGAGCAGTTCCATAAGCCTGTTGTTGCTACCTGTGATGCTCACTTCTTAAATCCGGAAGATCAGATATACAGAACTATCATCCAGGCGGGACGAGGCTTTGACGATGAAGAGCCTGCAGACCTCTATGTAAGAACAACAGATGAGATGCTGGCGGAATTCGACTATCTTGGAAGTGACAAGGCATTTGAAGTATGCGTTACCAATACAAGGAAGATCATGGAGATGTGCGATTCAGTATCTCCTGTTCGTCCTGATAAGTGTCCTCCTGTCATTGAGGATTCAGATAAAACACTTGAGAAGATCTGTTATGACAAGGCTCATGAGATCTACGGTGAAGAGCTTCCCGAGATAGTAGATGCAAGACTTAAAAGAGAGCTTAATTCCATTATCAAAAACGGTTACTCGGTTATGTACATCATAGCCCAGAAGCTCGTTTGGAAGTCCAACGAAGACGGATATCTGGTTGGTTCCAGAGGATCTGTTGGCAGCTCTTTTGTCGCATTTACATCAGGTATCACGGAAGTAAATGCTCTGGCACCTCATTACGTATGCCCTCGCTGTCACTTCAGTGATTTTGACTCAGAAGAAGTTAAAGCCTTCGGTGGTAAAGCCGGAGTTGATATGCCGGATAGAAGATGCCCTAAGTGCGGACACCTTCTTTATAAAGATGGATTCGATATACCATTTGAAACATTCCTTGGATTTAAAGGAGATAAGGAGCCTGATATCGACCTTAACTTCTCTGGTGAATATCAGTCCAAGGCTCATAAATATACTGAAGTTATCTTCGGATACGGTCAGACCTTCAGAGCAGGAACTATAGCTGCTCTTGCAGATAAGACCGCCTACGGTTTTGTCAAAAAATATTATGACGAAATAGGCGTTCCAAAGAGAATGGCAGAGATCAACAGAATAGTAGCAGGCTGTACAGGTATAAGACGTGGTACAGGTCAGCACCCCGGTGGTATCGTTGTTCTTCCTGTTGGTGAAGACATCAATACCTTCACACCGGTGCAGCACCCTGCAAACGACCAGACAACAGCGACTATCACAACACATTATGATTATCACTCCATTGATCATAACCTGTTAAAGCTTGATATACTCGGACACGATGATCCTACCATGATCAGATTCCTTATGGACTGCACTGGCGTTGATCCTAAGGATGTGCCTTTTGATGATCCGCTTGTAATGGAGCTTTTTGAAGATACCGGTTCACTTGGAATAACCCCTGAGCAGATAGGAGGAACACCTCTTGGATGTCTTGGAATTCCTGAATTTGGTACAGACTTTGCTATGAACATGGTAGTAGAAGCAAAGCCGAAGTCACTGAGTCACCTTATAAGAATTTCAGGTCTGTCACACGGAACAGACGTATGGCAGGGCAACGCTCAGGTACTTATCAGTAACGGAACAGCTACTATCGATACAGCCATCTGCTGTCGAGACGATATCATGATCTATCTTATCCAGAAAGGTCTTGATCCTTCAGATTCCTTCAAGATCATGGAATCAGTACGTAAAGGTAAGGTTGCTAAAGGTAAAGAGCCTAAGTGGGAGCAGTATAAGGCAGACATGAGAGCTCATGATGTTCCGGAATGGTACATTGGCTCCTGCGAGCTTATCAAGTACATGTTCCCTAAAGCCCATGCTGCCGCATACGTTATGATGGCATGGCGAATTGCCTATTTTAAGGTTTACTGCCCACAGGCCTTCTATGCGGCCTGGTTCTCAATAAGAGCCAAGGCATTCTCATACCTTGATATGTGCCAGGGCAAGAATCATCTGCATGGAAGAATGCAGGAACTTAAGAATAAAGAAAAAATGTCGCCCGTAGAAGAAGCTGAATACTACGATATGCGTCTTGTTGAAGAGATGTATGAAAGAGGCATTGAATTTGAGCCTATCGATATCTTCAAGGCCAAATCACGTCTTTTCCAGGTGGTTGGTAATAAGATAATGCCTTCCCTTACAGCCTTTGACGGAATGGGTGAAAAAGCGGCAGATGCCGTTGTGGAAGCTGCCAAGGACGGACCTTTCCTTTCCAAGGACGACTTCAAGGAAAGAACAAAGTGCCCTCAGAAGGTTGTTGATGCAATGGCTGAAATAGGTCTCCTTGGAGATATACCGGAGTCTAATCAGATATCATTGTTTGATTTTATGAAATGA
- a CDS encoding HD domain-containing protein — MTRVEREKHFRLLVDEIAEDVRTQQMKNYIQHGKITTFDHCMRVAKLSYALNNALKVKSNEKELIRGAFLHDYFLYDWHTDFEIKKAPENWFLPFKLVHKFFHLHGFTHPQSAMENAKRDFNLTDKEAQIIRSHMWPLTLLHPPKSREAVLVCCADKLASLQETVTMRR; from the coding sequence ATGACAAGAGTTGAAAGAGAAAAACATTTCAGATTGCTTGTGGACGAAATCGCAGAAGATGTAAGAACGCAGCAAATGAAGAACTATATACAGCATGGAAAGATCACGACCTTTGATCATTGTATGAGAGTAGCAAAGCTGTCTTATGCACTGAACAATGCGCTTAAGGTTAAGTCTAATGAGAAAGAGCTTATAAGAGGAGCTTTTCTTCATGACTATTTCCTTTATGACTGGCATACAGATTTTGAGATTAAGAAAGCGCCGGAGAACTGGTTTTTGCCCTTTAAGCTTGTTCATAAGTTCTTCCACCTGCACGGATTTACACATCCCCAGTCTGCTATGGAGAATGCAAAGCGCGATTTCAACCTTACAGATAAGGAGGCACAGATCATTCGTAGTCACATGTGGCCACTGACACTTCTTCATCCTCCAAAATCAAGAGAAGCAGTACTTGTATGCTGTGCAGATAAGCTTGCATCTCTTCAGGAAACAGTAACAATGCGCCGCTGA
- a CDS encoding putative ABC transporter permease, with protein MIIAKYFVEFVVYSFFGWIYECTYCSIKSKHWSNRGFLYGPVCPIYGVGAVSCSIVFGNFSLTVDGVTPVWEIFVICAFGSAILEYVTSYMLEKRFNARWWDYSNAPFNIHGRICLPATIAFGLAGTAIVKFVLPVSETVKGQMQPLFAEIMALFLMGLIAADTALTAQSLIDLTQKLDNFEAGFNNKIEENIRVLSEKPGELREKYAAFTSKLTERQKYALFSIQKYTSQTRSFSASSVKQYLESIGSKIKKSLPERTDRQSEDSDKE; from the coding sequence ATGATAATTGCAAAATATTTTGTTGAATTTGTAGTCTATAGCTTTTTTGGCTGGATATACGAATGCACATACTGCAGCATAAAGTCAAAGCACTGGAGTAACAGAGGCTTTTTGTATGGTCCGGTATGCCCTATTTACGGTGTTGGAGCTGTCAGCTGTTCCATTGTATTTGGAAATTTCAGTCTGACAGTAGACGGCGTGACTCCTGTGTGGGAGATATTTGTAATATGTGCCTTTGGAAGCGCTATACTTGAATATGTGACAAGCTATATGCTTGAAAAAAGGTTTAATGCAAGATGGTGGGATTATTCAAATGCCCCTTTTAACATCCATGGAAGGATATGCCTTCCCGCGACCATTGCTTTTGGACTTGCTGGAACAGCTATAGTAAAATTCGTACTCCCTGTTTCGGAAACTGTAAAGGGACAGATGCAACCGCTTTTTGCAGAGATAATGGCACTGTTTCTGATGGGGCTTATTGCAGCAGATACGGCTCTTACAGCCCAGTCTCTTATAGACCTGACACAGAAACTTGACAATTTTGAAGCAGGTTTTAATAATAAGATAGAAGAAAATATAAGAGTATTATCTGAAAAACCCGGCGAATTACGTGAAAAGTATGCAGCCTTTACTTCGAAGCTGACAGAACGTCAGAAATATGCACTGTTTTCAATACAGAAATATACTTCTCAGACAAGATCTTTTTCAGCGTCAAGCGTTAAGCAGTATTTGGAGAGTATAGGTTCTAAGATTAAGAAAAGTCTCCCTGAACGCACAGACAGGCAATCAGAAGACTCGGATAAGGAATAA
- the rimP gene encoding ribosome maturation factor RimP — protein sequence MSRKEDIERRAEELLTPIAEKHGTTVYDVEYVKEAGDWYLRAYIDKEGGVNIGDCVDVSHDLSDALDADDFIEDAYTLEVSSPGLGRQLKKDRHFENSLGLEVDIKTYKPIDGCKEFTGILKAFDAETVTITIQDTDKIFTRKDISVIRLSLDF from the coding sequence ATGTCGAGAAAAGAAGATATTGAACGCAGGGCGGAAGAACTTCTGACGCCGATAGCCGAAAAGCATGGCACGACAGTTTATGATGTTGAGTATGTCAAGGAAGCAGGTGACTGGTATCTTAGAGCCTACATTGACAAGGAAGGCGGAGTAAACATTGGCGACTGCGTTGATGTAAGCCATGATCTGTCAGATGCACTTGATGCGGATGACTTCATTGAAGATGCTTATACACTTGAGGTTTCAAGTCCAGGACTTGGAAGACAGCTCAAAAAGGACAGACATTTTGAGAACAGTCTCGGCCTTGAAGTGGATATCAAGACCTACAAGCCTATCGATGGCTGCAAGGAATTTACAGGTATCCTTAAAGCATTTGATGCTGAAACAGTAACTATAACCATTCAGGATACAGATAAGATTTTTACTAGAAAAGATATTTCAGTCATTAGACTGTCACTTGATTTTTAA
- a CDS encoding YlxR family protein, whose product MAKKIPMRQCIGCGEMKSKKELIRIIRTPEGEIVLDKTGRQNGRGAYICDDAECFKKARKNKGLERSFKQSINAEIYDALEKEFTQT is encoded by the coding sequence ATGGCAAAAAAGATACCGATGCGCCAATGCATCGGATGCGGCGAGATGAAAAGTAAAAAAGAACTTATAAGGATCATAAGGACACCGGAAGGTGAGATCGTTCTTGATAAGACGGGCAGACAGAACGGCAGAGGAGCATATATATGTGATGATGCCGAGTGCTTCAAGAAAGCCCGCAAGAACAAAGGCCTTGAGCGTTCTTTTAAACAAAGTATCAACGCTGAAATTTATGATGCGCTGGAGAAGGAGTTCACACAGACATGA
- the nusA gene encoding transcription termination factor NusA encodes MSKELMEALDALEKEKNISKESLFDAIENSLMTACKNNFGKADNVKVEVDRKTCEFHLYAEKTVVETADDVMDPSEDISPEDAAKIDKKAKVGDIVRVPLDSKNFGRIATQNAKNVILQKIREEERGAIYNEYFEKEHDIVTGVVQRFIGRNISINLGHADAILTENEQVKGESYRPTDRIKVYILEVRNGNKGPRILVSRTHPDLVKRLFEQEVTEIKDGTVEVKAIAREAGSRTKIAVYSKNPNVDPVGACVGVNGSRVNLIVEELRGEKIDVIGWDENPGNLIQNALSPAKIVAVFADPDEKTAKVVVPDYQLSLAIGKEGQNARLAARLTGYKIDIKSETQAKDAPGFRYEDYLDDEEEYEDEEYSEEYDEEVLEADEEISEEAADEESSDEE; translated from the coding sequence ATGAGCAAAGAACTTATGGAAGCACTTGATGCATTGGAGAAAGAGAAGAATATCAGTAAGGAAAGCCTTTTTGATGCAATTGAGAATTCTCTCATGACCGCATGCAAGAACAACTTTGGCAAGGCGGACAATGTAAAAGTCGAGGTCGACAGAAAGACCTGTGAATTCCATTTATATGCCGAGAAGACAGTAGTGGAGACAGCAGATGATGTAATGGATCCATCAGAGGATATCTCCCCTGAAGATGCTGCCAAGATCGATAAGAAAGCAAAGGTCGGCGATATAGTAAGAGTTCCGCTCGACTCCAAGAACTTCGGTCGTATTGCGACACAGAATGCCAAGAACGTCATTCTTCAGAAGATTCGCGAAGAAGAACGCGGCGCTATCTATAATGAGTACTTTGAGAAAGAACACGATATTGTAACAGGTGTTGTACAGCGTTTCATCGGTCGCAACATCTCTATCAACCTTGGACATGCTGATGCAATTCTCACAGAGAATGAGCAGGTTAAGGGTGAGAGCTATCGTCCTACAGACAGAATCAAAGTTTATATCCTTGAGGTTAGAAATGGTAACAAGGGACCTCGTATCCTTGTTTCCCGTACACATCCTGATCTTGTTAAGCGCCTGTTCGAGCAGGAAGTTACTGAGATCAAGGACGGTACAGTAGAAGTTAAGGCTATCGCAAGAGAAGCTGGAAGCCGTACTAAGATCGCTGTATATTCCAAGAATCCTAACGTTGATCCTGTAGGAGCTTGCGTAGGTGTTAACGGAAGCAGAGTAAATCTTATCGTTGAAGAGCTTCGCGGCGAGAAGATCGACGTTATTGGATGGGATGAGAACCCTGGTAACCTTATCCAGAACGCTCTTTCACCTGCTAAGATCGTTGCAGTATTTGCTGATCCTGATGAGAAGACAGCTAAGGTTGTTGTTCCTGATTATCAGCTCTCACTTGCAATTGGTAAGGAAGGACAGAATGCCCGCCTTGCTGCAAGACTTACAGGCTATAAGATCGATATCAAGTCTGAGACTCAGGCTAAGGATGCTCCTGGATTCCGTTATGAAGACTATCTTGATGACGAAGAAGAGTACGAAGATGAAGAGTATTCTGAAGAGTACGATGAAGAAGTACTTGAGGCAGATGAGGAGATTTCCGAAGAAGCTGCTGATGAAGAGTCATCTGACGAAGAATAA